A genomic segment from Saprospiraceae bacterium encodes:
- a CDS encoding N(4)-(beta-N-acetylglucosaminyl)-L-asparaginase, whose protein sequence is MFNRRTFLSSTAIGIGSLGSVDHLTDWFAGFGKIRKPVVIATWNNRKAVEAAWNVLNSKGKALDAVEAGARIPESDPEDTSVGYGGFPDRDGFVTLDACIMDELGNAGSVVFLEHIIHPISVARRVMEKTPHVILAGSGAHQFAIEQGFKEENLLTEKAQKALESWRIKAEYKPKINVERHDTIGILGLDQFGDLSGACTTSGLAFKMRGRVGDSPIIGAGLYVDNEVGAATATGLGEAVIKKVGSFSIVEMMRQGMHPEKACKMAAKRLLGIKTQDEFQVGYIAINKKGEIGAYALRSGFEAAVITQEGFQLIKANSIL, encoded by the coding sequence ATGTTTAATCGTCGCACATTTTTAAGTTCAACAGCCATTGGAATAGGTAGTTTAGGTTCAGTTGATCATTTGACAGATTGGTTTGCTGGATTTGGAAAGATTCGAAAACCTGTTGTCATTGCTACCTGGAATAATCGGAAAGCTGTAGAAGCAGCTTGGAATGTTTTAAATTCTAAAGGAAAAGCCTTGGATGCAGTGGAAGCCGGAGCCCGGATACCGGAAAGTGATCCGGAAGACACCTCTGTTGGATATGGAGGGTTTCCGGATCGGGATGGATTTGTCACTTTGGATGCTTGTATTATGGATGAATTGGGTAATGCCGGTTCTGTCGTTTTTTTAGAACATATCATACATCCAATATCCGTTGCACGACGTGTAATGGAAAAAACACCCCATGTAATTCTTGCAGGATCAGGAGCACATCAATTTGCAATCGAACAAGGATTTAAAGAAGAGAATTTATTGACCGAAAAAGCACAAAAAGCCTTGGAATCCTGGCGTATAAAGGCAGAATACAAACCCAAAATCAATGTCGAACGACATGATACGATCGGGATTTTAGGTTTAGACCAATTTGGCGATCTTTCAGGAGCTTGCACCACCAGTGGATTGGCATTTAAAATGAGAGGAAGGGTGGGCGATTCACCAATTATTGGCGCCGGTCTTTATGTTGATAATGAAGTGGGGGCCGCAACTGCAACTGGCTTAGGAGAAGCTGTTATTAAAAAAGTTGGGTCTTTTTCAATTGTAGAAATGATGCGTCAGGGAATGCATCCAGAAAAAGCTTGTAAAATGGCAGCTAAACGCCTTCTGGGGATTAAAACACAGGATGAATTTCAAGTAGGATACATTGCAATAAATAAAAAAGGTGAAATTGGCGCATATGCACTTCGATCAGGATTCGAAGCAGCAGTGATCACGCAAGAGGGCTTCCAGCTGATAAAAGCAAATTCCATATTGTAA